The Sporosarcina sp. Marseille-Q4943 genome includes the window ATCAGATCCGTGTTCACTTTTCCCATATAGGGCATCCTGTCAAAGGCGATACACTTTATGGCGGAAGCGAAACTGCGGATGGGAACTATCGACTCGTCGCAAAGAAGGTTTCCTTTAAGCACCCTTTTACAGATGAACAGACGACAATAGAAGTCATGTAAAAAAACCGCGGAAATGAACGATGATGTTCAAGTTTCCGCGGTTTTTCGTTTTTCATTATTATGACGGCGAATGTACAGTTCACGCCTCGTCGTACTTCTCCGGGTTCGTGCCGGTTCGCTCATCCCGATTCAAGGCATCGATTTTCATCATATCCTCCGGCGTCAACTCGAAGTCTTTCACGTCTATGTTTGACTGGATACGGGCCGGAGTTACAGATTTAGGAATGACAACTAATCCATGTTGCAGATGCCATCTAATCATGACTTGCGCTGGCGTCTTGCCATATTTCAGCCCGATCTGCTGCAATGTCGGCTCGTCCATGAGCCTGCCTCTCGCCAGCGGGGACCATGAAGTGACAACCATGCCATGTTCATTGCAGAAGTTTCGCAAAGGCTCCTGTGTGAGCTGCGGATGCAATTCAATCTGATTCACCATCGGCTTCACATTCGCAACGTTGAAAACTTTCTCGAGATGATGGATGTGATGATTGGACACCCCAGTAGACCGGATCAGTTTTTCAGCATAGAGCCTCTCGATTGCACGATATGTATCCACGAATTTGTCTGCGACCGGCCAGTGGGTCAAATAAAGGTCCAAGTAATCCGTTCCAAGCCTTTCCAAAGAGGCTTCAAAAGCTCTCAATGT containing:
- a CDS encoding aldo/keto reductase: MDTFDGKVTLSNGVEMPQLGLGVYKMTDSDETIRAISYALEIGYRAIDTAAIYENEKETGIAMRQSGIPREQLFVTSKVWNTDQGYDATLRAFEASLERLGTDYLDLYLTHWPVADKFVDTYRAIERLYAEKLIRSTGVSNHHIHHLEKVFNVANVKPMVNQIELHPQLTQEPLRNFCNEHGMVVTSWSPLARGRLMDEPTLQQIGLKYGKTPAQVMIRWHLQHGLVVIPKSVTPARIQSNIDVKDFELTPEDMMKIDALNRDERTGTNPEKYDEA